In Hermetia illucens chromosome 1, iHerIll2.2.curated.20191125, whole genome shotgun sequence, one genomic interval encodes:
- the LOC119651882 gene encoding dnaJ homolog subfamily C member 5 homolog: MGTRDLRSGKEDFNDIDDVRTGGAPVTTQPQPGQGGGAGMPAFAMPAPPAEPHSTNPFTSAATESTSLNTTEQATYTPGLTSSPRHG; encoded by the coding sequence ATGGGCACGCGGGACCTACGTTCCGGGAAAGAAGACTTCAACGACATAGATGACGTTCGCACTGGAGGGGCTCCGGTTACCACACAACCACAACCTGGTCAAGGAGGAGGGGCTGGAATGCCAGCATTCGCAATGCCAGCTCCTCCAGCTGAACCTCACAGCACTAATCCTTTCACATCAGCCGCTACAGAATCCACATCTTTGAATACAACGGAACAAGCAACATATACACCAGGTTTAACATCATCTCCACGGCACGGCTAA